The sequence ATCGGTTCCGCGGATGTCCTCAACAATCAATTCAAATGTCCAATGGAGGGTCAACATGTTTTGTTACCAGTGCGAGCAGGCGGCAAAGGGCGAAGGGTGCACCAAGATCGGCGTGTGCGGGAAGCAGCCGGAGGTGGCGGCCCTTCAGGATCTCCTGATTTATGCCCTCAAGGGGCTTTCGCAGGTTGCGGTGGAAGGGCGCAAAGTGGGGGTCGTGGACCGCGATGTCGACGTCTTTACCTGTGAAGCCACTTTTTCGACCCTGACGAACGTGGATTTCGATGCGGAGCGTTTCGTGAAGCTGCTAGACCGCTGCGTCGAGCTGCGTGAAGGCCTGAAGGCGAAGGTGAAGGCCGCGGGCGGCAAAACGGACTTTGGTGGACCGTCCGACTTCAAACCGGCCTCGACGCTGCCCGAACTAATCAAGCAGGGCGAGGGCCACGGCATCCAGTCGGACGGGGAGCCCGATCCGGACATCCACGCCCTCAAGTGGACCCTCGTTTTCGGGCTGAAAGGTGTGGCCGCTTACGCCGACCACGCCCACATCCTCGGCAAGGAGAGCGACGAAGTCTATGCCTTCATTCACGAGGGGCTGGCCGCGACCCTGCGCACGGACCTCGGACTGAACGACTGGGTGGGCCTGGTGCTCAAGTGCGGCGAGATCAACCTGAAGGTCATGGAGCTCCTGGACGCCGCCAACACCGAGACTTACGGGCATCCGGTCCCGACGAAAGTGCCCCTCGGCGCGAAGAAGGGGAAGGCCATCCTGGTCTCCGGCCACGACTTGAAAGACATGGAGGAGATCCTCAAGCAGACCGAGGGCAAGGGCATCAGCGTCTACACCCACGGGGAGATGCTGCCGACCCATGCGTATCCCGGGCTCAAGAAGTATCCCCATTTCTACGGGCACTTCGGGACGGCCTGGCAGAATCAGATCAAGGAGTTTGCGCAGTTCCCCGGCGCGATCCTCATGACGACCAACTGCATCCAGAAGCCGCAGGAATCTTACAAGGACAACATTTTCACGACGGGGCTCGTCGGCTGGCCCGGCGTCCGGCACATCGCCGACAAGGACTTCACGCCGGTGATCCAGAAGGCCCTGGAGATGCCGGGTTTTCCGGAAGACTCGAACGGGCGGGCGGTCATGTGCGGCTTCGGCCACAACGCCGTCATGAGCGTCGCCGACAAGGTGATCGACGCGGTGAAGAGCGGCGCGATCCGGCACTTCTTCCTGGT comes from Desulfatiglans anilini DSM 4660 and encodes:
- the hcp gene encoding hydroxylamine reductase, giving the protein MFCYQCEQAAKGEGCTKIGVCGKQPEVAALQDLLIYALKGLSQVAVEGRKVGVVDRDVDVFTCEATFSTLTNVDFDAERFVKLLDRCVELREGLKAKVKAAGGKTDFGGPSDFKPASTLPELIKQGEGHGIQSDGEPDPDIHALKWTLVFGLKGVAAYADHAHILGKESDEVYAFIHEGLAATLRTDLGLNDWVGLVLKCGEINLKVMELLDAANTETYGHPVPTKVPLGAKKGKAILVSGHDLKDMEEILKQTEGKGISVYTHGEMLPTHAYPGLKKYPHFYGHFGTAWQNQIKEFAQFPGAILMTTNCIQKPQESYKDNIFTTGLVGWPGVRHIADKDFTPVIQKALEMPGFPEDSNGRAVMCGFGHNAVMSVADKVIDAVKSGAIRHFFLVAGCDGAKPGRNYYTEFVEKAPKDTVVLTLACGKFRFFDKDLGDIGGIPRLLDVGQCNDAYSAIQIAVALSKAFNVGVNDLPLSMILSWYEQKAVAILLTLFYLGIKNIRLGPSLPAFITPNVLDVLVKNFNIMPISTADEDLKAILG